In Rattus rattus isolate New Zealand chromosome 3, Rrattus_CSIRO_v1, whole genome shotgun sequence, one genomic interval encodes:
- the Tmem267 gene encoding transmembrane protein 267 translates to MQGMQTRIACWFLMSFTLLTQFMMASKVEKTHALPPCYSTESLISSLGLGIFCLVADRLLRFSIIQQNDWLRALSDNMVHGVIGMWSWAVVIGIRKKSDFAEVLLAGFLASVIDVDHFFMARSLSLQAALTLPRRPFLHCSTVIPITVLSVKLAMHLFKLRDSWRFLPWMIFISWTSHHIRDGIRHGLWICPFGKTPPLPFWLYVISTLSLPHTCSFLMYLTGTRETMSSKHEMRIDV, encoded by the exons ATGCAGGGGATGCAAACAAGAATTGCCTGTTGGTTCCTGATGTCCTTTACCCTATTGACACAGTTTATGATGGCATCCAAAGTTGAAAAGACTCACGCTTTACCACCGTGCTATAGCACAGAATCCCTCATTTCCAGCCTTGGTCTGGGGATCTTCTGCCTAGTCGCCGACAGACTCCTTCGGTTTTCCATAATTCAGCAAAATGACTGGCTTCGCGCCCTCTCAGATAACATGGTACATGGAGTGATTGGCATGTGGTCGTGGGCAGTAGTCATTGGAATCAGGAAGAAATCTGACTTTGCAGAAGTTCTCTTAGCTGGATTTTTAGCGTCTGTTATCGATGTCGACCATTTTTTCATGGCTAGATCTCTCTCTTTACAG GCCGCTTTAACTCTTCCGAGAAGACCTTTCCTTCACTGTTCCACTGTGATACCCATCACGGTTCTGAGTGTGAAGCTCGCCATGCACTTGTTCAAGCTCAGGGACTCGTGGCGCTTTCTCCCGTGGATGATATTCATTTCCTGGACCTCACACCATATCCGCGATGGAATCCGGCACGGCCTGTGGATATGCCCATTTGGGAAAACTCCTCCTTTGCCCTTCTGGCTTTATGTAATAAGCACGTTGTCCCTGCCACACACGTGCTCATTCCTGATGTATTTAACAGGGACCAGAGAAACGATGTCTTCAAAACACGAAATGCGTATCGATGTCTGA